The following coding sequences are from one Methanococcoides orientis window:
- a CDS encoding NAD(P)/FAD-dependent oxidoreductase yields MKDRYDVIVVGAGPAGSIAATTAARKGLSVLLVEKRQEIGAPIRCAEGVSKIRLQQHIEPDEKWICSEVKGAHIISPNGITITMSEENAGSEVGYVLDRKVFDRSLTEQSAEAGADVLVKARVTGLIIENGAVCGVHLMYHGDMHMIRSSIVIGADGVESKVGRWAGIDTSLKPSQVETCAQFLVSGSGINQNFCYFYIGNEVAPSGYIWLFPKGGDVANVGIGILGNKAGIKRPIDLLTEFVENNISEGRIIERVAGAVPASGPIERTIASGLMLVGDAARQSDPFTGGGISNAMDAGMMAGEVAAKAIASGDVSENMLQEYESLWRETIGKDIGNSLIVKETFFNLADDDLNSLAESVKDVDFDKMDFIVLVSALFKSNKKLLWNLRPLFTQKLKQKFSAKSIFRK; encoded by the coding sequence ATGAAAGATCGGTATGATGTGATCGTTGTAGGTGCAGGACCGGCTGGTTCGATAGCAGCAACCACTGCTGCAAGGAAAGGACTTTCTGTTCTTCTTGTTGAGAAGCGACAGGAGATAGGTGCACCTATAAGATGTGCTGAGGGTGTAAGCAAAATACGACTTCAACAGCATATTGAACCTGATGAAAAATGGATCTGCTCTGAAGTTAAAGGAGCACATATCATATCGCCTAATGGTATTACCATTACGATGTCTGAAGAGAATGCCGGGTCTGAGGTCGGTTATGTTCTTGACAGGAAAGTATTTGATCGTTCACTTACAGAACAAAGTGCAGAAGCTGGTGCTGATGTTCTTGTAAAGGCAAGGGTAACCGGACTTATTATTGAGAATGGGGCTGTATGTGGCGTTCACCTGATGTATCACGGTGATATGCATATGATACGCTCCAGTATTGTCATTGGTGCAGATGGAGTTGAATCCAAGGTCGGCAGGTGGGCAGGTATCGATACATCCCTTAAGCCCTCACAGGTTGAAACATGTGCACAGTTTCTTGTAAGTGGTTCTGGTATTAATCAGAATTTCTGTTATTTCTATATCGGAAATGAAGTTGCACCTTCAGGATATATCTGGTTGTTCCCTAAAGGCGGTGACGTTGCAAATGTGGGTATCGGTATACTTGGGAACAAGGCCGGTATCAAGAGGCCGATAGACCTATTGACCGAATTTGTTGAGAATAATATCTCTGAAGGCAGGATCATTGAACGAGTTGCTGGTGCAGTTCCTGCAAGTGGTCCTATTGAGAGGACAATCGCCAGTGGATTGATGCTTGTAGGTGATGCTGCAAGGCAGTCCGACCCCTTTACAGGCGGCGGGATAAGCAATGCCATGGATGCTGGAATGATGGCGGGCGAGGTTGCAGCAAAGGCTATCGCATCCGGTGATGTTTCTGAGAATATGCTTCAGGAATACGAATCACTCTGGCGTGAGACTATCGGAAAGGATATTGGCAACAGCCTGATCGTGAAGGAAACATTCTTTAACCTGGCAGATGATGATCTCAACAGTCTTGCTGAATCAGTCAAGGATGTGGATTTCGATAAGATGGATTTCATTGTACTTGTGTCTGCATTGTTCAAGAGTAACAAGAAACTTCTCTGGAATCTCAGGCCATTGTTCACCCAGAAACTAAAACAGAAATTCTCTGCTAAGAGCATATTCAGGAAATGA
- a CDS encoding ATP-grasp domain-containing protein translates to MENVLVLGYSSRNIACSATKAGYNVYAIDAFCDMDLKENTVACQSLLTNEDIDIKDIDKKTILELIDNFDVCPDAIVLGSGFEELDLRDQSCRILNNDPVTMKQVSDKSFLAEELESLGISHPRSGNVEEADEIGYPLMVKPKCAGGGRLNRIAHNEDDLNAILEEIPELDPTLTSGDIMVQEFLSGFPASVSLIADGSRAVPIAANEQLIGVPWLSGLPFAYCGNITPYRTPYTQQMYGISERIALEFGLIGSNGVDFLLTDTGPVVIEVNARLQGSLDTVEMATGVNLFDLHVRSFDGILPEETPDICQYAIRAVLYADKNVTVDGSFYEKIRTEPIADIPAQGYQALPDDPIASILATGATREDVMEKALDTTYRIRNMA, encoded by the coding sequence TTGGAGAACGTTCTTGTTTTAGGGTACAGTAGCAGGAACATAGCCTGCTCAGCTACAAAAGCCGGCTATAATGTCTATGCCATCGATGCCTTTTGTGACATGGACCTGAAAGAAAATACGGTTGCCTGTCAATCCCTTCTTACAAATGAAGACATTGATATCAAGGACATAGATAAAAAAACCATTCTTGAACTGATCGATAATTTTGATGTATGTCCCGATGCCATCGTACTCGGTTCCGGGTTTGAAGAACTGGATCTTAGAGATCAGTCCTGCAGGATACTGAACAATGATCCTGTTACCATGAAACAGGTTTCTGACAAATCATTTCTTGCAGAAGAGCTTGAGTCTCTGGGAATTTCCCATCCTCGCTCAGGTAATGTGGAAGAAGCTGATGAGATCGGATATCCCCTCATGGTGAAACCTAAATGTGCAGGAGGGGGTCGTTTGAATAGGATCGCACATAATGAAGATGATCTTAATGCTATTCTGGAAGAGATCCCTGAACTGGATCCGACCTTGACATCCGGTGATATCATGGTACAGGAGTTCCTTTCAGGTTTTCCCGCAAGTGTTTCTCTCATAGCGGATGGGTCCCGTGCAGTTCCTATAGCGGCCAACGAGCAGCTTATCGGTGTTCCGTGGCTTTCCGGTTTGCCTTTTGCGTACTGTGGTAATATAACGCCTTACAGGACACCTTACACTCAACAGATGTATGGGATATCTGAAAGGATCGCATTAGAATTTGGACTAATCGGCTCCAATGGTGTGGATTTTCTCCTTACTGATACAGGGCCTGTGGTAATAGAGGTAAATGCCCGATTGCAGGGAAGTCTGGATACTGTGGAAATGGCAACCGGCGTTAATCTCTTTGATCTTCATGTACGGTCTTTTGATGGCATTCTTCCGGAAGAAACTCCTGATATATGTCAATATGCTATTCGGGCTGTATTGTATGCTGATAAGAATGTAACTGTGGATGGCTCATTTTATGAGAAGATAAGGACGGAACCCATTGCTGATATTCCTGCACAGGGCTATCAGGCTCTTCCTGATGATCCCATTGCATCAATACTTGCTACAGGTGCTACCCGCGAAGATGTTATGGAAAAGGCATTGGACACAACATACAGAATAAGAAACATGGCTTAA
- a CDS encoding 60S ribosomal export protein NMD3, with protein sequence MSFTLCPKCGAETKRLYKNVCRKCFLEQFTLAVLPLVLHTRICSKCNARFDRNKWRDEGDLEDIAIRTVEDELFIHDEADDVEVSIDPREMTPHLYKVRVGIDAMVEGEPLHQELKAEVRIIREACDRCSRMAGGYFEAILQIRAANRIVTPEEIDSCKLISAEMVEKLWKKGDRFAFITDCIDSKDGADLYLGSANAGRQICKSIVSEIGGTFSESPTLYSHKDGKDLYRITFSMRLPEFMPGDIILFKGDVIEIRNSGKNSKGIYLATGAKFLEETEKLNGAIRIANRDDAVGAVLVAVEGDDIMVLDPSTYQTITLKKPMFFSSESGSEIPVISTEQGLFALPEDSAHRL encoded by the coding sequence ATGAGCTTTACATTATGCCCAAAGTGTGGGGCAGAGACCAAAAGACTCTACAAAAACGTTTGTAGGAAATGCTTTTTAGAACAATTTACTTTAGCTGTGCTTCCGCTTGTCCTTCACACACGGATATGCTCCAAGTGCAATGCACGATTTGACCGCAATAAATGGCGGGATGAAGGAGATCTTGAGGATATCGCCATAAGGACTGTTGAGGACGAGCTTTTTATCCACGATGAAGCGGACGATGTTGAGGTCAGCATTGATCCTCGGGAGATGACTCCCCATCTCTACAAAGTAAGAGTGGGGATCGATGCCATGGTCGAGGGAGAACCACTGCATCAGGAGCTCAAGGCAGAGGTTCGCATCATACGTGAAGCCTGTGACAGGTGCAGCCGGATGGCAGGTGGCTATTTCGAGGCTATTCTGCAGATAAGGGCAGCAAACAGAATCGTAACTCCTGAAGAGATCGATTCCTGTAAGCTCATCTCTGCCGAGATGGTAGAGAAATTATGGAAAAAAGGAGACCGTTTTGCGTTCATTACGGATTGCATTGATTCAAAGGATGGAGCTGATCTATATCTTGGTTCGGCAAATGCAGGCCGTCAGATATGCAAGTCCATTGTATCAGAAATCGGGGGGACCTTTTCAGAGTCTCCTACGCTTTACAGTCATAAAGATGGGAAAGACCTTTACAGAATTACTTTTTCCATGAGATTGCCTGAGTTCATGCCAGGTGATATCATTCTCTTTAAAGGAGATGTTATCGAGATCAGGAACTCCGGAAAGAACTCCAAAGGTATCTACCTTGCAACTGGTGCCAAGTTCCTCGAAGAAACTGAAAAGCTCAATGGTGCTATACGCATAGCCAACAGGGATGATGCAGTTGGTGCTGTTCTTGTAGCTGTGGAGGGCGATGATATAATGGTCCTTGATCCTTCTACTTATCAGACTATAACATTAAAGAAACCTATGTTCTTCTCATCCGAGTCCGGAAGTGAGATACCGGTGATAAGTACCGAGCAGGGACTTTTTGCTCTGCCGGAGGACAGTGCACACAGGCTATAA